Genomic DNA from Gimesia aquarii:
ACAAGCAATGACCGATGAAGTAAAAGCAGAAGCTGAGGCGGCGATTCAGGAAGAAGCCGCTTCTCAATGGAATGACAGTGGAGCAGCCCTGGAGCAGGAGCCAATGTCAGAAGAATGTACGATCGATGATTTCGTCAAAGTCGACTTGCGGGTGGCACGGATTGTGTCTGCGAACTCTGTTCCCGAAGCTGACAAGCTGCTGCAGCTTACTTTAAGTTTAGGAGGCAGTGAACGTCGCAATGTGTTTGCCGGAATTAAGAGTGCCTATAATCCTGAAGAACTAATCGGACGACTGGTGATCTGTTGTGCTAATCTGAAACCACGCAAAATGAGATTTGGAATCAGTGAAGGCATGGTTCTGGCATCGGGGCCTGGAGGAAAAGATGTCTTTCTGCTGACCCCGGACGAAGGCGCCGTTCCAGGACAACGCGTTCATTAAGTAAGACGCTTCCAATGATAACCACCAACAGGCCAGTAGAATTTTTTCTGCTGACCTGTTTTTTATTTTATTATCGATACAGGACTCATTGTTATTCGAATGGATTGGCAACTTAGGGAGTTAGCTTTTTTAGCACAGGATGACCGATGAGTCCGTACCGCTTTCCCTGTTGATGTGCCGTCCAGAAAAAGGCACTGATGCGTCCGTCTTTCATGACGGGAGTAATGTGCCCGCTGTAAATAGCTCGTTTTGGCTGATCGCTCGGTTTGAGATATCTCTGGTTTTTCTGGAAAGCGCGGAATGGTCCTGCCGGATTGTGTGATGCCAAATGGGCAATTTTCACTCCCCCTTTGTATAAATGTTCGATCACAAACAAGTGATAGAGACGATCAATCAGAATCGCCCCCGTCAGTTCTTGCGCTCGAACCGTCTGCGGCCGTTCTGCAACAGGAGTTGCTTTCGTCCAGGAAGATTCTATGAGAGGGGTTGTCGATTTACTATGCACGATCTGATACCCCTTGGGTCCGGTACTGCGATGATAAAGGTGAAAGTTGGCTTCTTTTTCATCATGAATGATTGCTACGTCGTCATCTTCTCCTGGAAGATCTGAAATAGGTTGAGCTGTTTTGTTCCAGGGAATTTTTTCAGGGTCTGAACTTGAATATGCTAAACCCACACTTCGTTGGGTAAATGTTTCTGTCTTCCGCGCACTATAGGGACAGTAGATAATTCCGTTCTTCAACGTAGCCATAACGGGGCTCGCGACACCGTGACGATCAAAGTCTCCTTCCCTCTTTCCTTTCGTGATGGCAACACCGTGATGCTTCCAAATTGATAAATCTTTACTTGAAAAAAGATGGATTTCTGATTCGTAGGTATTGGGATGATGTTTGCTGCTTAAAGGGATGACATCCGCGAGCAGGTAATATTTTTTGCTTGGAGGATACCAGACGATGGTATGTTCGCGCAGACTCGCTTCACCAATTGCAGAGTCTTTCTTAAGTTGGACTTGAAATTGCCTGGTGAAATCACATTGCACAAAGGAATCAGCCCATACAAATTGCTGCGACAGTATCAAAATAATGGTGAATTTTATTAATGAAGTCATAAACGACAATCTTATTTTTTCCAATGAGTATATACGTAGGATAATTAACCTCAAACCATATAAAAATAAACAAAGAACATCGAAAAACATTATACATTATCGCGAACTAAATATGCCGGTGTTCAATAACGAATGCAATTAACACGCTAGATATAATCCAGAACTTCCCAAATACGGCTAAAGCGATGCTGTGTTTAACTACTCGTCCTTAGCCAGTATTGGCATCAGAGCTTCTTCGATGTGGCTTACAACTGCGTCCAGCCTGATGTTTGACGAATTATCCAGCACGACCAAACAACATTCACTTTCCGGATATCGAACGAAGTACGTGTTAGCACCTAGCCACGCACCATTGTGCCAGTGGCGTTTTTGCTCAACGATCCATCCAAAACCATAGTCCGACTTTGTGCCATCGTTCAGCTTAGGGCGTTTAACCGCCTGATTCAGCAGTTCATCCGAAATGAGTGGGTTGCCTCCCCAGAATTGATCCCAGATCACAAAATCATGAAGGCTACAGAAAACGGCACCGTCACCGGCAACACCGTCTATCCAAGTCGTTTCGACAGGTGTCCGATCTTCATCGACTTGATCAAAATCGCTCGCCTGATTGGAAGAGCGTTCAGATGATAACAAGTTCCACACTCGTGTGTCGTTCATACCGAGTGGCTTGAACAACTCTTTGTGCATGAATTGCTCAAAACTCATTTCCGAAACCGATTCGATGATCCCGGCGAGCAGAACGTAATTGGTATTGCTGTATTCCATCACGTCGCCGGGTTGATGTTCCAATTCACCATATTGCTTCACTAACTCAACCACGTTTGAGATCGTCATTACTTCGCCGAGTTCTTTCCGATGCTCCTCAGCGAGATCCATGTAAACGTCCGGTATCCCAGATGTCTGGTTGAGTAAATGACGAATTGTGACCTTGTCACTCACGAATCCATCCAGGTGTTTCGCGACCGGATCATCCAGATTCAACAAACCCATTTCGGCTAAACGCAGAATACCAGCCGCCGTGAATTGCTTTGAGAGGGACGCAAGTCGAAACGCTGTGTGATCGTTCAATCGTTGTGTCGCTGTGTGATCGGTATATCCACAGGTCTTCAACAATAACACTTGCCCTTCTCGAACGATCAAAACGCCGCCGTTGAACTTATGTTTCTCAAACTGCTTATCAAGCCAGCGGTCCACGGCAGCGAGACGCTCCGCCTCGTTTGCATCTGGAGCCACCACAATTGGACTGACTTGAAGCCATACGTAGACGTAATAGCCAATTCCACAAGCAAAAAGTAAAATGATTCCGATCAATATCGTAAGCGTCGACATAACGATCCACAAAGTCTTTTTTCGCATTACATCTCCATCGTAAATGTCCCGACCAGGTGACTCCACCCTTATTTATATGGGACAACACCTCGCAAATAGAATTCCCATAGCAATGTACAAGTAGGGTATAATCTGCCGAAGCCCTTTCCACCTCGAATCAGCTTCTTTGTGGTTCGTAGCACTTCAGAGACAACTGAAAGAGATATGTTCGTAAGAATTTAACATAACAAACTTTCGAAATCATTTAACTAAATAAGAAATGATTCAATTCCGCATCCGTTTTCTCACTTTTTATTCAAAATGGGCACTCAAAATCGGTTCAGTCGCTTTATCCGTTACAAAACAACAGATGAACCTCTTATTCTTCTAAAATTAAATTGACTACCTCTACAAAAAACATAGATTTTCGATGGCCGCTCAGAGTGTCCCACTGAGCAGGTCATTTTGAAGGGGGTCCGATTCATCTTTCAAAGTGCGAATTTGAAAATGTGTCTGATTCTGAAACATTCCGGGGTTCAACGGGTTTCCTAATGAGTAAGTAAAACCTGGAACTACCCCATAATTCAATAACATCAGACGATGTAGCAGGCACATTTGTTAATCTCGGAGAAGACAATGATTAAAACAAAACAACAAAATCTCAAACGGGCAGGTTTTACACTTGTCGAAGTTCTGATTGTAGTCGTGATTTTAGGTATCTTGGCTGCAACTGTTTTACCACAATTCACGTCAGCAAGTACCGATGCCAAAGAGTCTTCATTCCTACAGGATTTACAGACTTTGCGAGGTCAAATCCAATTGTATAAGTATCAACACGCCGGTAAATATCCAGCCGATGGTTCGACTGACACAGATGATTTCCGTAATGCCCTATTGCTTTCCAGTGACAAAGATGGCACCACAGGTGCTGTCGGAACAAAACCATTTGGTCCCTACCTGATTGGTAACATTCCTCCTAATCCATTTACGGGTGGAAGTGGGATTATGATTGTATCCGATGTCGCCGGGACAACTCCCGATGAATCGGCCAAAGATGGCACAGAGATTGTCGGTTGGATTTATAATCCTGCTACAGGTGAGATTAAAGGTAATAACTCCGGCAAAACTTCAGATGGACGTGCACTAGATTCCATTTAATGAAGAGACTCAGCCAGATCTGAGAATCAGGGCTATTGTCTTCTTATCTTAAAAAGTGAAACCTGAGAGCCCCTTACACAACTCATCGTGTAAGGGGCTTTTTTTATTGATTTTCTTATTAAGTTGCTTTTCTGAGTCGTTTTCTTTTAAGTATCACTTAAGGACGTAGTAAAATCGATTCTGTGTTGTCCCTTAAGTTAAGCGATACATACTGTGGATTCAGAAAGGCACCTTGATATGCAATTCATAAATTATTCCCTCGGATTTATTTTCACGCTGTTATTAACAACGAATTTACTATCAGCAGAAGCGACAGGTCAGAATTCACCACAGCAACGTCCTAATATTCTGGTCGTACTCTGTGATGACCTGGGATATGGGGATCTGGCATGCTATGGTCATCCCGTTATTAAAAGTCCGAACATTGATCGCTTTGCTAAAAAGGGGCTCACGCTGACCAGTTGCTACTCAGCGCATCCGAATTGTTCTCCTGCAAGAACGGGCTTGATGACGGGCCGCACTCCCTTCCGAGTTGGAGTCTATAACTGGATTCCCATGTACTCCCCCATGCATGTTCGCAAGCAGGAAATCACAATTGCTACACTGTTACGGCAGGCGGGTTACGCAACATGTCACGCTGGTAAATGGCATTTGAATGGCATGTTTAATATGGTGGGACAACCCCAGCCGTCAGACCATGGATTCGATCACTGGTTTGCCACTCAAAATAACGCGCTGCCCACTCACAAAAATCCCTTTAATTTTGTGAGAAATGGAAAACCGGTAGGGGATCAGAAAGGTTACGCCGCGCAGCTTGTAGCTGATGAAGCACAGCATTGGTTAACAGAATTACGAGACAAGGAGAAACCATTCTTCATGTTTGTCTGTTTTCATGAACCACACGAACCGATTGCCAGTGCAGAGCGATTTACCAAACTCTATTCCGCTCCCAAAGGCTCGACACTGCCTGCACATCATGGCAATGTCACTCAGATGGACGACGCCTTTGGTCGCATTTTGAAAACATTAGAAGACCAGAAACTACGCGAGAATACACTCATCATTTTTACCAGCGATAATGGCCCCGCAATTACGAGACGCCATCCGCACGGATCTTCCGGGCCTTTACGCGATAAAAAAGGAGCCACCTACGAAGGTGGGATTCGTGTTCCCGGCATTATCCAGTGGCCAACACAGGTTGAACCTGGCACAACGAGCGATGTTCCCGTGAGTGGTGTTGATATCCTGCCAACATTGTGTGCGGTTGCCGATATCCCCGTTCCAGATGACCGTGTACTGGATGGAGCCAGCATTTTACCCCTTTTCAAAGGAGAACCAATCAAACGCACAAAGCCCCTGTATTGGCAGTTCAATCGGTCGCGCAATGAACCAAAGGTGGCAATCCGAGATGGTGACTGGAAACTACTAGCGCGACTGGACGTACCAACTCCCAAACCCTCCGGTGGTATTTCGGCACAAGAAATTGACGACTTGAAACGTGCAAAGCTTACAGGGTTTGAATTGTATTACATTAAGAATGATATCGCTGAAACTACTGATCGCTCTGAAAGTGAGCCAGAAATCCTGAAGCAGATGAAACAGCAGATGCAGGAAATTTACAAAGAAGTTCAAGCAGAAGCACCTCGCTGGCCCGCCTGGGAATTTGCCAGATACGAGGGAAAAATCCTTTCAGAATATTACCGCAAACAAGCTGAACTTAAGAAAAAGCAGATTGAAAAGTAAACCCGGTTTCGTATCTTCTTAAGGAGCGGGCTAGAATTCCCACGCTTGAAAACTGCTACATCAATGCTTTTAGTGGTTAAACAGGAATTCCCGGCTATTACAGAGCGCCCACATCACATCCTGAAATCCTTCCCGTTTGTTTTTGGAAGCTTTGACGACCGCGTCACAGCTTGTCAGTTCCTGTTTGGTCGGAAATCTACTGAATGCTGCCAGATACATTTCGGTGAAGACTTCATGGTCGGCTGTTTTCGCTTTCAAAAACTGTTCAATACGTCCGTTCTTCACTGCGAGTTTGCTGTTAATTAATTGTCCATTGGCAACCTGCAAAACTTGAGACAGATTTGGCTGGCTCGTTCGTTCGCATTCACAAGTAATGACACGCTTTGGTCGCCCCAGAGTATCCAGAAAATAGGAAGTATAATTGGGGTCGGGTAGTTCAATCGCTCGTGTACCTTGCGGCACACCACTAAACCGTTCCTGAGCACCTGTCAAATCATCGAGGGCATCCAGCATTACTTCGGCCGATAATCGCTTTACATTAAAGTGTGTGTAAAAACGAGTGTTTGCTGCATTTTCTGGACGAGGTTCTGAAGACAACTGATAAGCACGTGAATTCATGATGACTCTCATCAACTCTTTTAAGTTATAACCGGAATCCACAAAATGATCAGCCAATGCTTCGAGCAGTTCCGGATTAGAAGCCGGATTGGTTTCTCGCATGTCATCGATGGGTTCAACAAATCCGGTCGCCATGTAATAAGACCAGAACCGGTTTACAATATTCCGTGAAAAGAGACGGTTACCAGGGCTCGTAATCCAACGTGCTAACGGACGTCGGAAATCGCGGTAGGAGGAAACATCAATTGGTTCACCCAGTAAGGGGGTGGGTTGCATAGTTTTCCTTGTGCGTGGATGGCGAATTGAGCCACTTTTTTTCACTTTAATAATGGTATCCTGGCCCAGTGCGCCAAAATCGACACTCGCTTTAATACCAACTCGTGTGAAGAATGCCGCCAGGCTGTAATAATCTTTCTGGCTGTAGACTTCAAAAGGATGATGATGGCACTTGGCACATTGCATGCGAACTCCTAAAAAGATCTGCGCAGTGGATTCCGCGAGATCTTGAGGGTTACTTGCAATTTTGAAATAGTTGGCAGGACCGTTCTGATAAATCGATCCTTGAGCCGTAATAATTTCGTTCACGAATTCATTAACAGGCTTATTTTCGCGTAGTGATTGACGAATCCAGTTGGAGAATGCCCACATTCCACCGTCGCCCACTTTATTACGATTATTTCGCAGAAGGTCACCCCACTTCATCCCCCAGTACGCGCTCCATGGTTCGACGTAGAGGTCACGCGCGGGATCACCGGTGAGACCAAGTAATTCATCAATCAGCTGGCTCCGTTTATCAGGTGCCTTCGAAGCCAGAAACGTTTTTACTTTTTCCGGTGAAGGTAATGTACCGATGGAATCGACGAACGCCCGGCGAATAAAGACTTCATCACTGCAGACAGGTGAAGGCTCAAGTCCAAGCTCATCAAACCGTTTTTTGATGTGTTCATCAATAAAGTTATGTGGCTTGAAATCAGCCAGATTGACCTTCGTTTTATACGGGGAAATAATCGTTGAAAGTTTGGCCTGACCCATATAACGGACCATGACCGCCGTCTGACCTGATCCCTGAATTTCTATTTTACCTCGTGGACTGACTGTCGCTATCATTTCCACAAGACTGTCATATTGAGCCTGCGCAGTGACATCCCGTTTTGTTCCATCACTATATTCTGCGATGACACGCAGTTGCTGTACGTCCCCTTTTTTGTAGCGTCGCGAAATAGGCGTTACTTCCATACCGACGACTTTGGCTTCCTTATCGTCAATTTCCGTGACTGCTTCCGAAATCCAGGTGTGAAGAATACGATATTCGTATGAGTCTTTGGCAAATCGTCTACCTCCACCATGCGCAATTGCCATAGAGGCCTTTTGCAATATGAGACTTTTTTCAGGTTGCAAAATAGAAATTCGACGTTGTCGATTATCACGTGCGATTTCCGGATAATCTTGTTCCGGGGCATATCCGAACAAAGATAATTTAAATCCGCCCTTACCAAACTGTGAGGCGTGACAACCCCCCAGACTGCAACCTCCTTTGTTCAATATCGGAACGACATCCATTACAAAACTGGCATTCTTTCCATTCGGTCGGGCTTTGACTTCCACGGAAACTTCATCTTTCTTGCCAGCGTGTTGAATTTGGATACGGCCTTTTCCAAAGCCAACAGGGCGCACCAGACCTTCCGTGTTGACCTCTAAAATTTTTGGAGTCAAACTTGTGTATTTGACTTGATGGGTCAGGTCTTGAGTAATTTTCCCGTTGTTCAAAATAGAGACTTGAATCTGAAAATAATCCAACAGTCCTGACAATTCTATTTTTTCGGGTGACACCTGAAGTGGTTGATCGGCTGCATATGAAATCAATGGGCAGACTGTCATTGCTGCAACAACAATCAAAAGTCTGTTGAATTTCTGTTTTATCTTCACGTGAGTCTTCCAGTCCGTCATGAGATCAACTCGCTTTTGCTAGGTAGTCTTCGGTTAGAAGGACAACAGTTTTCGCTGAAATTTATCTAATCTGAAAAGACTACAGAGTCTCAGGTCATCGCCTTATCGAGGCAGGGTTGGTAGGTCGAGTGTGGTTTCAGGTGGGAAAATAATGGCCTAACATAAATAGCCATTTATACTTAAATATACTAAATAATAGAAGGAAATCAAAAAAAACCTACGTTTTTTAGCAATATTTTTTATTTGAGTCCATTTTAAGGAAGGATCTGTTCTCTATTACACTATGGAACAAATAATGGTCTACCATGCTTATTTTACCGCTATAAGTTAATGCCTTCAAGAAATGAATTTTCTGATTGGCCATTTCCAACTTATTTATTTCCTGGATTGTAACCGATTTTATATTTGCCTACCTTATATAAACGGTTACAATTATGATAGTTAACTTACTAAAGTACTATCACGAACAATCGTCAGATTGTCCCTCCTACAAATACACCTGCCAACAACGGGATCCTGCCATAAATTAAAGGAGTTTCTGATGCTGAAGCTTTTCCCACAAAATGTTTCAAACTGTGAAACCGGTAGCCGTCGTCAATTCCTGATGGAAGTTGGTGCGTTGAGTGCGTTTGGAATCACCCTGGATTCTGTGATGCGTGGTCAGGCTCATGCATCGAACGCTGAATCTGGTGCATTGAGTGACCCTAAAAATGATACCAACTGCATTCTGATCTGGACACGTGGCGGAACCAGCCATCACGATACCTTCGATCCCAAACCCAATGCCTCTGCTGATGTGCGTGGGGATTTTTCTGCGATCAGCACCGCCCTGCCCGGCTATCAGTTTTCGGATCAGTTACCTCTGTTTGCGAAACACGCCAATGAAGTGGCCATCATGCGGAACCTGAACCCCAAAAATGGTTCCCACTCAACGGCAGACGCGTTTATGCTTTCAGGACATAAATTCAACGCCTCTGTGACATATCCCTGTTACGGTGCCGTGATTGCGAAAACCAAGGGCTTCAAAACGAATATTCCTCCGCATATTCAAATTGGCAATCATGTGGATCGTCGATTCAACGGTGGACTGGGTGGCTATCTGGGACTGCAATATAACCCGTTTGAAATTCCCGGTGATCCCAACTCCAAAAACTTCACCGTAAGAGATATTTCTCCACCATCGGGAATTACCGTCGACCGTCTAAAACGTCGACAACAAGCATTACAGGCGATCGATACTTTACAGCGTCAGGCTGACAAAAATCAAAATGCCTTTGAAGCATCGGATGCTCATTATAAAAATGCTTTTAGCATGATCACATCTGCTGATACCCAAAAGGCATTTGATCTCAATCAGGAGTCTGCGAAGACTCGCGATGAGTATGGCCGTCACTATCTGGGTCAAAGTTGCCTTTTGGCCCGCAGGCTGATCGAGTCAGGTTCACGATTCGTTACCGTCAGCAGCGGTGGTTGGGACACACATACGAATAACTTTAAATCCCTGCGTCGTTCACTGCCTCCCTTTGACCGGGCATTGACATCGCTGGTGCTCGATTTAAAGCAACGTGGAATGCTTGATAACACACTGGTTGTCTGGCTGACTGATTTTGGTCGGACTCCCGTTATCAACTCAGCCGCCGGACGAGATCACTGGGCAACCGCATCCACGATGATGATGATTGGAGCGGGAACTACAGCGGGTCAGGTAATTGGCGCTACCGATGACATCGGTTCACGCCCGGTCGGGAAAGAATATTATCCTCAAGATGTTGCAGCAACCATCTATACAAAATTGGGAGTCAATCTACACCATTACTTTATCTCCCCTGAAGATGGACGTCCCTTAGTTGTGAACGAAGGCCAACCCATTCCGGAATTGATGGGTTAATTTCCAATAAATTCACTCCTCGCATTTTTGAAAGTGATCGCCCCTTTTCACTTGAGCTTTGAGGGGTTCACTGATTTCTCTGGCAATCTGTTTAAATGATCTTATGTAGGACAAGCCGATGCGTTGCATAGCTTACTCGATACTGACTTTGAGCCTGTTTTTCTGCATGTCATCTCAGCATTCCTCAGTGAATGCCGCTGATAAGAAGACAACACCGCCGCCATCAAAAATCGGTTTTCGTCAACTGGTGGCTATGAAGCCGGCCGCTGTTCAACAGGGGGACAAACGAAAAATTCAGCTGCACACCAGCTATACACTGGATGGAACGCACTCTGTCTTTTTCGATCAGCCGGGAATTAAAATGACCTTTGCCGAACCGAAGCCGAAGGCAGCTCCCCGCCGTGGTCGAGGATCTGTAGGAACTCCTTTTGCATTTGATATCGAAGTTCCCAAAAATCAACCCACGCGCGTTTATGAATGCCGAGTTGCCACTGATCAGGCAGTTTCCAGTGTATCTCATTTACTGGTAACCCCCTACCCTGTCATCGAAGAAGTAGAAAAGAAAGACAACAATACGTTTGACACCGCGCAAGTTGTCACCTTCCCTTCTACGATTTGTGGTATTTGTGAAAAAACAGAAGATCTTGATTGCTATAAGTTCACCGGCAAAAAGGGACAGGAAATTACGTTGCAGGTCTATGCACAGCGTGTCACGGAAGCCATTCATACGATGCAGACTTCAGGCGTGTATCTAATGGATTCCATTCTGACTTTATATGGACCACAGAAACAAATTGTGGCTCAAAACGATAACTTCATTAAATCAGATTCACTCATCACTATTAAGCTCCCCGCCGACGGTGAGTACGTCTTTGAAATTCGTGACGCCCGTTATAAGGGAACTGGAAAATACGCCTACTGTATTGAATTCAGTGAGACCCCGTTTGTGTATCACACATTTCCTTTAGCCGTTCAGAAGGGTAAGACTACTGAAGTAGAGCTGCAGGGGCATGCGCTGAAAGGCAACAATAAAGTCAAGTTCTCTGCGACAGATGCCAAAGAAACGGGTTGGGTCAGGCGCACGTTCAAAACACCGGCTGGTGAGACGAATTCTATCTGGACTCTGATCAGTGAGCATCCCCAGGTCTCTGCACCCGGTACTAACATTTCATCAAAAACTGCTTTACCTCTGACACTGCCTGTTGGAGTGAGTGCACAATTTAGCGAAGCAGAGCAGACACACTTCTATAAGTTCAAAGCAAAAAAAGACCAGTATTACTTTTTTAAATTGATGTCGAACCGTATTGATCTGCCGTTAGACTGTGTCATGGAAGTGCAAGATGCGAAAGGCAAGGTACAACGCATTTTTGTCAATGGTAGCGCCACAACGGAATCTGATGATGGTTTGCAGACTAAAGACTCAGAATTCTATTTTAAAGCACCCGCGGACGGAGATTATACTGTGACGGTCCGCGATCTGCACGATCGAGGCGGAGAACGTTTCGCTTACCATTTATCTGGTGAATTGAGTGGGCCCGAATTTGAAGTGTACGGCGAATATTACTACGCACAAATTGCTCCTGGAACGAATATGATGTGGTTTGGCCGAGTCAAGCGTTTAAATGGTTTCAATGGTCCCATTGAAATGAACATCGAAGGCCTTCCCAAGGGAGTGACCTTGGAACCAGTGACACTACCCCCCGGTGTGAATGATTGTGGTCTGATTCTCAAAGCGACT
This window encodes:
- a CDS encoding sulfatase-like hydrolase/transferase, whose translation is MQFINYSLGFIFTLLLTTNLLSAEATGQNSPQQRPNILVVLCDDLGYGDLACYGHPVIKSPNIDRFAKKGLTLTSCYSAHPNCSPARTGLMTGRTPFRVGVYNWIPMYSPMHVRKQEITIATLLRQAGYATCHAGKWHLNGMFNMVGQPQPSDHGFDHWFATQNNALPTHKNPFNFVRNGKPVGDQKGYAAQLVADEAQHWLTELRDKEKPFFMFVCFHEPHEPIASAERFTKLYSAPKGSTLPAHHGNVTQMDDAFGRILKTLEDQKLRENTLIIFTSDNGPAITRRHPHGSSGPLRDKKGATYEGGIRVPGIIQWPTQVEPGTTSDVPVSGVDILPTLCAVADIPVPDDRVLDGASILPLFKGEPIKRTKPLYWQFNRSRNEPKVAIRDGDWKLLARLDVPTPKPSGGISAQEIDDLKRAKLTGFELYYIKNDIAETTDRSESEPEILKQMKQQMQEIYKEVQAEAPRWPAWEFARYEGKILSEYYRKQAELKKKQIEK
- a CDS encoding prepilin-type N-terminal cleavage/methylation domain-containing protein produces the protein MIKTKQQNLKRAGFTLVEVLIVVVILGILAATVLPQFTSASTDAKESSFLQDLQTLRGQIQLYKYQHAGKYPADGSTDTDDFRNALLLSSDKDGTTGAVGTKPFGPYLIGNIPPNPFTGGSGIMIVSDVAGTTPDESAKDGTEIVGWIYNPATGEIKGNNSGKTSDGRALDSI
- a CDS encoding DUF1549 and DUF1553 domain-containing protein — encoded protein: MKIKQKFNRLLIVVAAMTVCPLISYAADQPLQVSPEKIELSGLLDYFQIQVSILNNGKITQDLTHQVKYTSLTPKILEVNTEGLVRPVGFGKGRIQIQHAGKKDEVSVEVKARPNGKNASFVMDVVPILNKGGCSLGGCHASQFGKGGFKLSLFGYAPEQDYPEIARDNRQRRISILQPEKSLILQKASMAIAHGGGRRFAKDSYEYRILHTWISEAVTEIDDKEAKVVGMEVTPISRRYKKGDVQQLRVIAEYSDGTKRDVTAQAQYDSLVEMIATVSPRGKIEIQGSGQTAVMVRYMGQAKLSTIISPYKTKVNLADFKPHNFIDEHIKKRFDELGLEPSPVCSDEVFIRRAFVDSIGTLPSPEKVKTFLASKAPDKRSQLIDELLGLTGDPARDLYVEPWSAYWGMKWGDLLRNNRNKVGDGGMWAFSNWIRQSLRENKPVNEFVNEIITAQGSIYQNGPANYFKIASNPQDLAESTAQIFLGVRMQCAKCHHHPFEVYSQKDYYSLAAFFTRVGIKASVDFGALGQDTIIKVKKSGSIRHPRTRKTMQPTPLLGEPIDVSSYRDFRRPLARWITSPGNRLFSRNIVNRFWSYYMATGFVEPIDDMRETNPASNPELLEALADHFVDSGYNLKELMRVIMNSRAYQLSSEPRPENAANTRFYTHFNVKRLSAEVMLDALDDLTGAQERFSGVPQGTRAIELPDPNYTSYFLDTLGRPKRVITCECERTSQPNLSQVLQVANGQLINSKLAVKNGRIEQFLKAKTADHEVFTEMYLAAFSRFPTKQELTSCDAVVKASKNKREGFQDVMWALCNSREFLFNH
- a CDS encoding serine hydrolase domain-containing protein, whose product is MRKKTLWIVMSTLTILIGIILLFACGIGYYVYVWLQVSPIVVAPDANEAERLAAVDRWLDKQFEKHKFNGGVLIVREGQVLLLKTCGYTDHTATQRLNDHTAFRLASLSKQFTAAGILRLAEMGLLNLDDPVAKHLDGFVSDKVTIRHLLNQTSGIPDVYMDLAEEHRKELGEVMTISNVVELVKQYGELEHQPGDVMEYSNTNYVLLAGIIESVSEMSFEQFMHKELFKPLGMNDTRVWNLLSSERSSNQASDFDQVDEDRTPVETTWIDGVAGDGAVFCSLHDFVIWDQFWGGNPLISDELLNQAVKRPKLNDGTKSDYGFGWIVEQKRHWHNGAWLGANTYFVRYPESECCLVVLDNSSNIRLDAVVSHIEEALMPILAKDE
- a CDS encoding family 43 glycosylhydrolase, with amino-acid sequence MTSLIKFTIILILSQQFVWADSFVQCDFTRQFQVQLKKDSAIGEASLREHTIVWYPPSKKYYLLADVIPLSSKHHPNTYESEIHLFSSKDLSIWKHHGVAITKGKREGDFDRHGVASPVMATLKNGIIYCPYSARKTETFTQRSVGLAYSSSDPEKIPWNKTAQPISDLPGEDDDVAIIHDEKEANFHLYHRSTGPKGYQIVHSKSTTPLIESSWTKATPVAERPQTVRAQELTGAILIDRLYHLFVIEHLYKGGVKIAHLASHNPAGPFRAFQKNQRYLKPSDQPKRAIYSGHITPVMKDGRISAFFWTAHQQGKRYGLIGHPVLKKLTP
- a CDS encoding DUF1501 domain-containing protein, translated to MLKLFPQNVSNCETGSRRQFLMEVGALSAFGITLDSVMRGQAHASNAESGALSDPKNDTNCILIWTRGGTSHHDTFDPKPNASADVRGDFSAISTALPGYQFSDQLPLFAKHANEVAIMRNLNPKNGSHSTADAFMLSGHKFNASVTYPCYGAVIAKTKGFKTNIPPHIQIGNHVDRRFNGGLGGYLGLQYNPFEIPGDPNSKNFTVRDISPPSGITVDRLKRRQQALQAIDTLQRQADKNQNAFEASDAHYKNAFSMITSADTQKAFDLNQESAKTRDEYGRHYLGQSCLLARRLIESGSRFVTVSSGGWDTHTNNFKSLRRSLPPFDRALTSLVLDLKQRGMLDNTLVVWLTDFGRTPVINSAAGRDHWATASTMMMIGAGTTAGQVIGATDDIGSRPVGKEYYPQDVAATIYTKLGVNLHHYFISPEDGRPLVVNEGQPIPELMG